The Pseudomonas moraviensis genome contains the following window.
AGCGGGGAATTGGTGACGCAGGCCGAGTCGAGTGCCGCTGGGAGTTGAAGAGTCAGACGTCGGGGAAACGCCTGACTCCTTGTGATCAGCAACTCCCCGGCGGGATCCCGTCCTTGTTGAAGTCTTTCAAGCGCTCGCGCTCTTCTTCAGTGGAATGCGCAGGGGTCGGTTCATCGGGGAGATCTTCCGGCGCTTCGGTTTTTTCGTCAGTCATGTGTCGGCCCTCGTCGTTGTCGTTGCTATTTCGGCATCGGCGAAGGGCTGGCAGTTCCGGATTTCGAACATCGCTCCACCCGAGGCGGAGAGAGCAAAAACAGGGAAGCGGAAATGCACAAAGGCCTGCGTCGCTTTCGCTCGCAGGCCCTTGTTGAAAGATGGTGCCCGAAGCCGGAATCGAACCGGCACGCCCTTACGAGCGGGGGATTTTAAGTCCATAATTTTATCTATAAAAATCAGACAGTTAGCTCGATAAATTTTCCGCTTATTGCGATTTCCCACACCTTTTTTAATCAATACAATCAGGCGCTCAAAAAAAATTGCGGAACGCCACGCTATTGTCGCTCAGCCCAAATCGAGCTAAATGTTGGTGATCATATACCGGCTAAGAATAATGATTGCTGCCAGCGCCTACTCAGCTAAAATTTCTTGCCTATTCAGCGTCATCCGCGCCTTCCACTTTCAGTTCGAGATCGCGTGCCTCGGCAATACCAATACTGACTAATCGACCAAGCGCGCGATCAATTCTCGTGCGTAATGGATGTCCAGGATTTAGTAGCGCCGGCTCTTGGATGAACGCTGCTTCCAGCCATTTGACCACTTTGCGTCCAATACCACGGTCAACCCACAGCGCAGGTGCCTGAGTGCGATCAAACCATGCTTCAGTGGCGTCAAGCAGAAAGTCGAGATGGCGCGTGCGTGTCGCAACTAGGAGAAGATTCATCGTGCACATTGCGACAAATGCCGTCGGCCCACCAGGCAGCAGCGGTCTAAGCGCTGGAAGGAGCGGGTCAAGGCGATCGAACAATACGGGTGGTAAATAACTCTGCGTCCCGTTGAAAGGGTTGTAAGTATTTAACAATATCTTTGCGACGATTCCACCGCTCTGCATGTCAATCCGTGAGTTGGCCGGGTCATCGGCATATCGCCACCTGTGGAGTGTCATCACGCGTTGTGCCAAACGGACACGTAAACCCGCTGGCCTTGCGGCTGGGCGCTGCGGATCATTGAAATAAAGAATGTCAGCCGAGTGGATGACAGTTTGCGCGACCTCGCTAAACGGCAAATCCGGCAGATCCGTCACAAGTTTCAGATCAGTTTCGAACGCTGCATCAGTAGCCTCGAGTAGGCGCTCAGCGAACAGCGCATAGTACTGAGTATTCCAATCGCCCGGATCGTGATCAATCTCAGTATCTAAGGGTAGACCTAGTCCGTTCATCCGAGCGGTCCAGTCGACATAAACTTCGACCACCTCCTGCCGCCAATCGATTGAACCCTTGCGCGCGGTCTGTACCATCGCCAGCCATTGCGCTGCCGCCTTACTGTTGACGTGGATGACCGACGATGGCTCGACCTCCGCAGATTGGATCACGTTGTCTTCCTCAAACTCTGTCGGCGTGACGAGTCGAGAAACGTGGAGTCGCGAACTACGTCGCAGCAGCGGGTGTTCTTCTGGCCAAGCCGGCCATGCAGGTTCGGCCTCGCCATCCAGCCAGGCGATTTCGGCCGCTACCGCGCCATCAACCGCCGCTGTCCGCTCAGCGTCGAAGCGCGCATGCTCTGCCTCATCCTCCTCGTCGTAGCTCTTCCAGCGCCAAATCATGCTTGCGAACGCAGCGCGCATGGCTGCCTTGAAGAGTTTGGGCTCAGTTTTCAGGACCCGACCGAGTCCGGCTGCGAATGCTGGCGCTGCGCTACGGTCCTCTCGCGTCGCTAGTTGAATCAGGGAGTTCCGGTCCGTCTCTTTCCCCTTCCGCGCCCAAAGATGGATTAGAGTGAGGATGGCAATAGCCGGCCGATTGAAGCGCAGCATATCTTCTGATCCGGAACCTCGGTCGGAATGCTCCTCAAGCGCGATGGCAACGACTTCGCGGACCCACCCCTCATTGGTGTCAAGTAGTCCGTCGTCTCCATCCCGAGCCACTAGCAAGGCGGTCGTGATAAGGCGAGTTGATCGCGACCTGAGTGCATCGGTATCGGTATCGTCAGGAAGATCGCCGTCCGCATGTGCGACCTCATCGCGCGCCGTTGCGGCGTTGGCGTATTCACTGCCGCCGGCGATCGCGAGTTCGATGCTCGATTCAATCTCGGTTGAACGCATGAATGCTATCCGTTGTTTCTCCATCGCTTCGAGATGTGCAGCTTCGTCCGCAGGCGGTCGGTAGCTTAGTCTTCCGCCCCCGATGTCAGTCCAGTTCGATCGTTGCAGCATATTGTTGGTAACCCGCGCAACGAACCGCGCGTCGCTCCAGTTCGAGTAGGATTGGATGGGCTCGAGGCTGGCGACAGCGTTACCCAACTGCTCGCGCAGACGGTTCGCCACTGGATCGTCTCCCAGATAAAAGTGCACCACGTCGGACAAGGTTATGTGTCGAGACGGGCGACTCTTCAAGTCAGCAAGCCTGACCTTGTTGTTCGGCTCCTTCGCAATTGCGAACTGATCAATACGCAACCCAAGCTGATCATGATCTCGACGCATGCGGTCGGTGGCCAGCAGTTCCGGATCTGCGATCAACGGCGCAAGCGCATCGCGGGATACTTCCAAATGCGAAAGTAGCGTATCGACCGCAACTAGAACGTACGCCGCACAGCTCCCATCGGGACCGAAAATATCCGCGAGCACTTCATCGACCGGGACACCATCATCGAGCCTTTGCTGGCTCCACGCTTCCAACGCCTTAAGCCCGGAGGCCGTCGCATAATCGCGGCATTGATCCCGCGACCAGAGATAGCTGTCGGCATGGGGAAACACGCGGGGACTAGCGCCGAAAACGAGTTTAAAGCCTGGATCTTCGGTTGCATGCGAGTCAGTGCTGAATGCAATCGCTTCCTTGACTAGTCTCCGGATCAGCTTTAATCCTTCGTTGGGCGCGGACTCCAAAAGATCGAGGAATGGGGGCTGCGCTGGCGAAGCCGGCAAGTATTTGCTGTCGGCGAAAGTGAAGGCCTGCTCCATTATGCGGCCACGAAGACCACGCTGGTCATGTGTCTTAAGGAGGCTCGCTAACACGAGATCCGCCAGTTCGGCTGGCGCAACCGGCGCAATCACTTTCGAAAATTGCCGGATTGCATCGACTTTGTAGATGTCCCGTTCGCTGCCGACCTCCCTGAGATAGGCTTTGAGCTCATCAGGTGCGAACTTTCCGAGCAATAGAGCCGTTAGGCGAAGTTGCTCGATCATGCTACTTCGCGAGTCGCCCGCTATTCGTTTAGGGTATCGCTCTCCTGGGATCGTCACCGCGACATCGCGAATATCTAGCTGTCGCAGCCAACCGAACAGCATGACAGCCGTTTGATGGGCGAACATCTGAAGATGGCTGAGAAAATAGAGCTGAATTTTTACCAGCTCTATCACTGCGGAGATTGCTGATATCGATATCTCGGCCGAATGCGTCAGTATCCACCGCAGCACCACAATGGAAGAACCGGTGACGTCTGTCCGAAAGGAACGCGGCATATCGATCTTGGTAGAGTCCGACATCGTCATCAGGTCGGAAGTCGCAACGGTTTCGACCGCAGCAATCGTTGTGCACAATTCAACGAGGAGGGCCGCACCGTCCGCAAGTAATTCGGTGCTGCACTTTTCGAGCAATTCGTATGTGACCTCTGAACGCGACAAAGCAAGGATCGCCTGACGCCGCCACGACCCATGCGCCTCTGGTACCGAGAGCTGCACGAGCAACTGGAGCCATCCGCGGCAGTCTGCATCCGACTCAAGCGCGAGGCGAGCGGCGAACTCGATACCACGGGCAACCCGCGGCGAGACCGGTACGCTAATGTCCAGAGCGTCCAATTGCTGTGGGTTCTCGGCGATATAACTGCCTATTGCCCAGTCGCGCAATACATCATGATAGAAGTCGAGCCGGTCGCGTCGTATCTCCCTGAGCGTCATAGTCTCAATCAAGTGTGAACGCGCTGCCGAATCTTCGGAAACTTCAATCCCTCCTTCTCCCCTTAGGGCACTTGCGGCAAGCCCGGCTATCAACCGCTGCGCAGCGCGGGTGTCATGCGCAGGTGCGCCATCCGCACTCTTCCACCAGAAATCAGCCATCGCAGCTTCGGTCCTGACCCCAGTAGAGCTAGGCACTTTGAGAAGCCGGGACAAACGGTAAAGATTTCGGGCTAGCCCAGCGGCTGGACACCTCGAGTCCAACAGCGATCGGAGATTCGGCGCTTGATCGACAAGTGTCGCAACTTCACCCTCCGATAGGGGCCCGACCTGAATCGAGTACGCCCCCCCCATTGCGGCAGTGATTTGATCGTCGAGCCAGCGTTCAATATCGATGTTGCCGCACGTGCGTGTTGTGACAATCACCTTGAAGCTTGGGATCGCGCTCGCTGCCCTCATGAGCTCAGCGATAGTGCGCTGGCGACCGGGATCGTCGAACATGTCCAGGCCATCGATGAAGAGGACCGCTCCGCCGCTTGCGGCCAGATCTGTCAGGAATTCGACAGCCGATCCTGGGATACCAAGACTGTTTGAAAACGGCAGCCAGCCCCCTGGAGGCGTTGAATCCCGGTCGAGGACGATGATCGGTGCCTGGCGCGAAACACGTTCAGCGAGATGGCGAAGAACCCAGGATTTACCGACGCCGGGATCCCCGCGGACCTCGACGAAACGATGCACTTCGGGAGCCTCGTCGAACGCAGCGATTGCTTCTTGCCGCGGCAAGGTTACCCCCGCTACAGTCGTGCCAATATGAGCAAGCGTGTTCTGCACAAGCTCCGCGAGTTTAATGCGTGCCGGACCATATTCGCGGTCGCCAGCAAGCCGGAAACCTGCCTCGGCCAGATTGGCCCCTAAGGTTTTTCGGTCGACTTCACCACCGGTAGTCCCGATCTTAATTGACAAGTCGACCAGCCGACTCCAAAGCGCTTCAGCACGATTAACGTCCTCGTCACTAAGCGCCATCCGTGCTAGCGCAAGTCCATAAGTCCGGGTGATTGGAGACGTCGCTTCAAAGTCAAACTCGAGAATTACTATCCGTCGTAATAGCCGCCAGATCACATCATCGTCATCGGGAACACCGCCGGCTACCAGATGTTTTCGCGTCGTCTCGACGAAGTCACGCATATCCTTGCTCGCGACGCCTTTAGTATCTAGCCGAGCAAAAAAGACCGTCGCGCTCTCCATCAAATGAGCCCACTTAAGCACATCTTGATAAGCGCCGGAAATTTTGCGGCTGGTCCGCTGCGTCGCGATTCCGAGAAGGTGTCGATCCGCCGAAACAGTACGTGCAACACTCCGCGCAATTTGGAAGGCGACTCCTTGATAGACGCTGTCGCCCGGCGAGAAAGTGATATCCCGCTTCGACTGAATTTCGAGGATGGCGTCGCCGTCTCGCCCCACGCCAGAAATGATTAGGTCATCAAGCTCAAACCCTTGCTCTGTGCCCTGAAATCGGACGCTGGCGACACGTGCGGTTGGCATACCTGGTGCACGATTACCCGTCAGCAGTGCGAGCAAGTAGAGGGCACCAAGTTCGCCCTCAATATAAGCGCCGGCCGGCCCTCGCGAGGCCGGGCTTGAGCCGTACTCCATTTCTATCCGAACTCCACGTCCATTATCGATAGCCAGGCGAATGGTCGCCCCTTCGGCAAGCATACCCTATGTTCAAACTCTGAACGGACCGCAACTGAGGCAATTTTGATATTATTGGCGAAAAGAGGAATATGCGACGTACTGCATATCACCCTCCTACCCAACCCAGTCATCCACCTGGTTTTTACCTTCATCTATTGTCTCCGCCGCACGTACCGGAGTACTCAACATCTAATACTCGCACATATTCCCTCTTGAAAAAATTAGGCTTCTCATTCGCCCGAAACTCATACATGGGCCCATCATATTCAAAAATGTTCAACACTAATCGATAAAACAGTGTGAGTGTATTTGAAATCCGCCATTGCTCCTTGAGTTGGTTTAAATTATCATTTTCCTTAAACATTGGATGCGCAGCTGAGTTACGCAGATCATTCCATGCTTTTTTTTCAGTCCGCAATACCAATCCTTTATCGATGAGGATCCCTAGCGCCTTACCAGGATGTATATTCCCCCAACGCACAACACTTGAAATCAATGTTTGCTTATGATCATCCCGCACATCTAACTTTCCAAGCTCATCAATCAACGCCACTTTCGCAGTCTCTAACTCCCCATCTGAGCTAGCCAACTTTAACTCCGGTATAAATACATCGTTTAGCAACCCCTCAACTGCTACTGCAAGGGTGAGAATAGAAATATTATTTTCGGATTGAAAAGAATGCCAGACACGCTGCCATTGACTGTATGCACTCTCGAAACGCAGCGGATTATTTCGCTTAACTCTAAGCATTGAAGCAAGAATTGCGTAATGGCACGCCGGAAAACCTTCGCCGACGACCGAATCACTTATAGGCGCTGGCATCGCCTTTCCTCGTAAGCTGTTGCGTACAGTCTTGAAATGCATAACTGTTTCGCTGCCTACTCGTTTGATAACGCAGTAGGGTTGTGGCATTACGCCTGAGGAGAGACCAATATAAAAAAGTAATGATCGATAAAGTTCATCCGCGACGAATTCGCCCCTCACCCGAACCTCAACTCTATTCTCCTTGTTTATAACGTTTACTGTAGCACCTTCAATCTGCAAATCTGACTCATTCCATGTATGCGACTCCCCTCCATAACTGTCCGACTCAGAATTCATTTTATTTGTCGGAATCCTGGGTTTTTCTAAAAGCTCAAAATACATATAGTTTTTCGAGTCAGACTTGCTTATATCCTCCTCAACAAAATACACTTCATTAATAAAAACATGAATCTTATAAGGCGCCCGCATATGAAACACACTTATACGTAACGAAAACCCTTCAGCAAATATTTTATGACCCTCTAGCGAGTTAGCCTCCAAATATAATTTTTGATTTTTATCCAACGAATCATTCGGGAATGACACATGAAAACCACTTACATTAGAAGGTGGCTTATTGTTAGCCTCCATACAAATAAACTCAAGATAGATAGTTCCTACCTGATTAACCCTTATAACCCCATAACCTCTAAGGCAAAGACCGCCTACACATTTTTGAGTAATGGATACACTCACACAGTGCAACTCCAGCTTTCCATCACGCATCGCATCAATCATTTTTTCGGAAGCGATCATTTATATCTCCATAGACATTCTTGAGCCACAGAGCAGCTTCATTTGTCAGCGGTGTCAACAGGCGAAGACATAGGTACTCATGGTGCTTTATATCTATCACCAAGAAAATCGACCATCAAATGACAGAGCATGCCTAACTCTGTGCTCATGAGCTGTTTTCGGCCGGGGATTTTTCGAACTAGCGAATTTTTTAGAGAGTTTATGTCCACGATTAAGATAAAAACACCAAGAATTGTTTCCAAAAATAGGCTCCCATCCATTTCTTTTAGATTTTGCCCAAGCATTGACCAACACTGTTTATGCGGAAACCAATCGCCCTAAGGTACTAAAATATAAAGATTATTCATCAGACTTGAAAACCGTCGACTGTAACAGGTCCATGAGTTCGAATCCCATCGCCTCCGCCATTTTAAGCACGACAAAGCCCTGATTATTCAGGGCTTTGTCGTTTCTGGAACTCACGATTTCTGTTCCACCATTTCTGGATCATTTCCGCATCATTTGGGTCGTTTCCGCAACCCCGACCCTACGATGCCACTTCTCCCGCCGAATCAAGCAGCGCTACCAATAATGAAGAATGCGTTCGATGGCATTTCGATAGGCAGCTTTAAACAGCCAAACCGGGTCATCGAGTGTCTAGAAAAGCCGGGGCTAATTCCGGATTACTCGAAGCCATAGACATCAAATAGCCATTACATCAGAGCGTGCTTTGCCTGATACTACGCGCCGTAACTCGGCCTTAATTAGGGACTCTCTTTCATGGACGATTTTTTGCAAACCGTGGCTCTACTGCGTGCGAGGTATCAGCGCCCGGCAGGCTTCAACCTCTTCTCCGTACTCCGCAGCTCAAGTGATGAGGTTCGGCTTCACTCACGCTTCCTCGCCTTCCTACTCGACCCTAAAGCTACCCATAACCAGGGAACAGCGCTGCTAAATCTGCTGTTGAAGCGAGTGGGTATCCAGAACTTCGATTCGGAGAATGCGATTGTCGAAGCCGAGTATCGGAGCATAGACATCCTGGTTCGCAACCAATCTAAGCAGGCAGTGATCATCGAAAACAAGATCTACGCCGGCGACCAAGACGAGCAGCTCTGGCGTTACCACCAGCGAATGCAGGTGGAAGGCTACCGCGAGATTTGGACCACATACCTCACCTTGGATGGTGCCGGGCCCAGCGAACAAAGTAGCAAGTCCCTGCCTGTAATTCTTCTCAGCTACGAAACCGAGATCATCGCTTGGCTGAAGGACTGTATCCCACTGGTTGCCCGCGAGCCCGGCGTGCGGGAAAGCGTTTTCCAGTACATCGAACTACTCCAAAAGTTGACATCCAGTGATCAGGGCGAGGTCTACATGAGCAAGCTGAAAGAACAGATCCTGCAGGGCGAGAACCTTTTCGTAATTGCCGACATCAACCATGCATTCAAGTCCGTACTGGCCGACCTGCAGTTCGATATTTGGGAGCGCATGGCGGCTTGCCAAGCAAGCCAGTATCCGTACCTCGGCAAGCCAGAAGTTACGGCCACGAAGGAAACAGTTTCCGCTTATTACAAGAAGATCAAAAACAGTAAATTCATCGGTCTCTACTTCCCCTTCAATTTTATGCAGGGCGGCGTGTACATCGAGCTCAACCACCGTCTCTACTGTGGTTACTACTGTGACGGTGAGCAGTTCCCGGAAGACCGGGAGCGACTATTTGCGCTAAGTAAAGAGATCGCGCCCAGCGCTCGCAATTCGGGCTACCTGTTCTGGAAGTACCCTGAGGTCAATGTGAATTTCCATGCTCCTTCAAATGAGGATCTGGTGCTCCTCCGAGATCCGGAGACGAGAGAGTCGATTGCAGTCAGCCTGATCGATAGTGCGCACGAACTGTGGCAGCGTGCTCACCAGCAGTTCGCCTAAAAGCAGAAAAACATTCGAAGGAAGACGAGCTATGACCAAGGGTTGGAGCAACGAAGAGCTACTCGCGGCTGTCGAGGCCTACCGCCGAATGGCAGAGAAGCAAGAGTCAGGAGTTAGTTTCTCAAAGAAGCAGGTTTATGAGGATCTGGCTGCGGTTTGATCGCTCTACAAAAGCATTCGAATATCGAATGCAGAACATATCTGCAGTGCGCAATGAGCTGGATTTGGCGTGGATACCAGGCCTAAAGCCTGCTGTTAATGTTGGGACGGACATGAAGGCCAGAATGATCCGACTCATTCAAGGGGAGACTCCTGAAGAAGACACAGGAGCAAACAAACTTGAAGACAGTCGCACGTGGGAGAAAGCTCTTACCACTGTAACTCAACTTGGAGGCACCGCCAGTCGAAAGCAGGTCGAAGATTGGATCCTCACCCGTGATCCGGGGTACAACACCAAAAGCCTGGCAGACCTCTACATGATGGCTGTTAACTCCCCTGCCCGCACTGGCTACTCACAAAATGAAAAGCCTCGAAGGACTGACCAGGGCAACCGCTACGACAGGCTGTTCAAGGTCGGCAAGGGCATCTTTGAGACTTACGATTCGGCTCAGCATGGCATTTGGGAAATTTACCCCGACACATCATCGGGGAGCCGATTTGGCGTCTCTATTCGACGGGTTTCGAATCCTGTCGAAGAAGCACTAGCAGTCGCCGAGGATACTGCTGAACAAGCAGCCATCTTTGACCCCACAGACGTAGTCGATGCCAGAAAGCGCGTATCCGCCGACATCATCCGTCGCAGAGGGCAACCCGCTTTCCGCAAAGCTCTAATGGACGCCTATGGCGACGCCTGTGCCATCACGGGCTGCAACTTGCCCGCCGTGCTCGAGGCCGCGCACATCCACCCCTACAAAGTAGGCCACACAAACGTTGTATCCAATGGGCTGCTTTTACGAGCGGACATCCATACCTTGTTCGATCTAGGACTGATCGCCATCGAATCCGAGGCGATGGTCGTACAGGTGTCACCAAAACTGGAAGGTACCGATTATGGAAAGTTGGATGGTTCCCCGCTTCGTCAGCCAAAACAAAATTCACACCGAGTAAGCCCAGAAGCGTTGGATTGGCACTCGAGTCAGTGTGGATGGTGCGACTAAACGAGAAACTGTGGCCTGTTCCGACGTTGGTGGACAGATATTAAGAGCGCAGATTTTCCAGGCTAACAAGGTCAGACTCCGCATCAAATTTGAAGCTGGTAAAGTTCGATAAGCACAAATGAGCCGCACGCATTAACGAATCGGATAACCGCATTCGGCCGATAGCAGCCCGTCGCGAAGGGCAGCTATCGGCCGACAGCGGATTTCTCTAGGAGAATGCCCGCACAGGTTGCCAGCGTGTAGTCTGCCACAGTAAAAAAGGAGCTGATCAATCTCGGTCATCGAGCGGAACCAGATCGAAGTACACCGTAATCGCACCGTGGCTGTCGGCCCTGTCGGCGCGTCGATAGTGCTCCTCCTCCAGGATCGCCACCCGGAGCCGGTCGCGGCCGGGCACCTTCCCCGTGTTCAACTCTCCATGCCAGCAGGCTTGGCCTTCGCGCACACTGCGTGGCCATTCTGAGGGCTCCCCATCCGCCACCCACGCAGACTCGCCACCACCCTCGTGATGGGCGCAGCGACGTTCCAACCAGCCGAACATGCGCGGCTGCACGCTCTGCGTGTTTCCTTCAAACGAAACGCCGAACACCGTCACCTTAAGCAACTCCTTGTTGCCGCGGTCGCGCATGATTACCGCCTCGCGCTCGTCCGACAGTTGAGCGTAGTCAGCCACCACAATTTCCGATACCTGGCACAGCGGCAGCCCATGGAACTGATAACGGCAAAATGCCAGGCGCACGAACGGGCGCGACACCGCGCTCGGATTGACGACCGCAATCTCGGCTCGCCAGCTGCCCTCTTCAGCACAGAACACCGGCTGGTACAGCGCCATGCGCATTTGCGCACCTTTACGGTCGGAAACGTCGAGTGGATAGTCGACCACCTGCGGTGCGCCGCCCAAGTGGCTAGCGGTGAGATAGTCGGGCAGGCGCGCTAGACTCTCCCCCCCTTGTCGAGTCGGATCTGCCCCCCAAAACGAGGCCAGCTTTTCGAAGCGCTCGCGGACATCACCGAACCGGTCGGCCGGGTCCACCTGCCCGAGTAGCACCAGTGCCAGCAAT
Protein-coding sequences here:
- a CDS encoding HNH endonuclease, with the translated sequence MRIWLRFDRSTKAFEYRMQNISAVRNELDLAWIPGLKPAVNVGTDMKARMIRLIQGETPEEDTGANKLEDSRTWEKALTTVTQLGGTASRKQVEDWILTRDPGYNTKSLADLYMMAVNSPARTGYSQNEKPRRTDQGNRYDRLFKVGKGIFETYDSAQHGIWEIYPDTSSGSRFGVSIRRVSNPVEEALAVAEDTAEQAAIFDPTDVVDARKRVSADIIRRRGQPAFRKALMDAYGDACAITGCNLPAVLEAAHIHPYKVGHTNVVSNGLLLRADIHTLFDLGLIAIESEAMVVQVSPKLEGTDYGKLDGSPLRQPKQNSHRVSPEALDWHSSQCGWCD
- a CDS encoding PD-(D/E)XK nuclease family protein, whose translation is MDDFLQTVALLRARYQRPAGFNLFSVLRSSSDEVRLHSRFLAFLLDPKATHNQGTALLNLLLKRVGIQNFDSENAIVEAEYRSIDILVRNQSKQAVIIENKIYAGDQDEQLWRYHQRMQVEGYREIWTTYLTLDGAGPSEQSSKSLPVILLSYETEIIAWLKDCIPLVAREPGVRESVFQYIELLQKLTSSDQGEVYMSKLKEQILQGENLFVIADINHAFKSVLADLQFDIWERMAACQASQYPYLGKPEVTATKETVSAYYKKIKNSKFIGLYFPFNFMQGGVYIELNHRLYCGYYCDGEQFPEDRERLFALSKEIAPSARNSGYLFWKYPEVNVNFHAPSNEDLVLLRDPETRESIAVSLIDSAHELWQRAHQQFA